One Arthrobacter sp. Marseille-P9274 genomic window, GTCGATAATGACTGCGATATCGGCCACTATCTGCTTGGCGATACGACCTACACGGCTGAAGGCTCGGTTTCTGTCGTTGCCCCCTAATTGCCTGACGAGGCCTCGCGGGTTTGGGTGATGTACTCGCGGGGTGATCGGTAGCCTAGCGCCTTGTGCGGATGGACCTCATTGTAGTGGGTTAGCCAGCGGGGCAGTTGC contains:
- a CDS encoding integrase core domain-containing protein; this translates as QLPRWLTHYNEVHPHKALGYRSPREYITQTREASSGN